Proteins from one Fragaria vesca subsp. vesca linkage group LG6, FraVesHawaii_1.0, whole genome shotgun sequence genomic window:
- the LOC101312266 gene encoding uncharacterized protein LOC101312266, whose product MWSNLPFDLLSNIFFFLSPDSFACANATCRNWHQACASTLKNPVLLQKQLHPPWFVALPLRNNSLSCYAHNPTNTNNNWYQLSLDFLPHPTRLLAHLEGLLLVRPSISTVLQLGLCNPFTRQYKLLPMLNIKRTNPAVGVISLSLPAAFGTESFPCFKVYVAGGMSEASRGGATYEPTLEMYDPQLNAWRIVGTMPMEFAVRLTVWTPKESVYCDGVLYWMTSARAYSLMGYDIERNTWRELSVPMADKLEFAVLVLCHGRLTLVGGTCALGGCIWELGEGESWVMVEKVPSELGRRFIGEKGSWDRIKCVGSDGGIYLYRDLWAGMVVWREVDNTTWEWVWIEGCESIRGKQVRNLQIKGVLVHPNLVPSSIF is encoded by the coding sequence ATGTGGAGCAACCTACCCTTTGATCTTCTTTCCAACATCTTCTTCTTCCTCTCCCCCGACTCTTTTGCTTGCGCCAATGCAACATGTCGAAACTGGCATCAAGCTTGTGCCTCCACACTCAAGAACCCGGTTTTGTTGCAGAAGCAACTTCACCCTCCATGGTTCGTAGCATTGCCTCTTCGAAACAACTCCCTTTCTTGCTACGCTCACAATCCAACCAACACCAACAACAACTGGTATCAACTGTCTCTAGATTTCTTACCACACCCTACTCGCCTCCTGGCTCACCTAGAAGGCCTCCTCTTGGTCCGACCCTCCATCTCCACAGTTCTCCAATTGGGTCTCTGCAACCCGTTTACAAGGCAATACAAGCTGCTTCCGATGTTAAACATCAAAAGAACCAACCCGGCAGTTGGGGTGATATCATTATCACTCCCTGCAGCGTTTGGAACAGAGTCATTTCCTTGCTTCAAAGTCTACGTGGCCGGTGGCATGTCGGAGGCGTCCCGCGGCGGCGCCACGTATGAGCCGACGCTGGAAATGTACGACCCTCAGCTGAACGCGTGGCGAATAGTCGGCACGATGCCGATGGAGTTTGCTGTGAGGCTAACAGTGTGGACACCAAAGGAGAGTGTATACTGTGATGGGGTGCTGTATTGGATGACGTCTGCGAGGGCATACAGCCTAATGGGGTACGACATTGAGAGGAACACTTGGAGAGAGCTGAGTGTGCCAATGGCGGACAAGCTGGAGTTTGCGGTGCTGGTTCTGTGCCATGGGAGGCTGACACTAGTGGGAGGGACGTGTGCTTTAGGGGGTTGTATATGGGAGCTTGGTGAGGGAGAGAGTTGGGTGATGGTTGAGAAGGTGCCGAGTGAGTTGGGGAGGAGGTTTATAGGGGAGAAGGGAAGTTGGGATAGGATTAAGTGTGTGGGGAGTGATGGGGGTATTTACTTGTATAGGGACCTTTGGGCAGGAATGGTGGTTTGGAGGGAAGTTGATAACACTACATGGGAATGGGTTTGGATTGAAGGGTGTGAGTCGATTAGAGGTAAACAAGTGAGAAACTTGCAAATCAAGGGAGTTCTTGTACATCCTAATCTTGTACCCTCTTCCATTTTCTAA